One Setaria viridis chromosome 3, Setaria_viridis_v4.0, whole genome shotgun sequence DNA window includes the following coding sequences:
- the LOC117847888 gene encoding uncharacterized protein isoform X2 — protein sequence MHEVHDRSQLLRSRSALPTAMLDAHRLSHRPHGSWPSTLGGFHVTSFLQRCWPFLDCCNLGFAHLNFLSRDNKTKKHNLMCANGALLKIGAVHG from the exons ATGCATGAGGTCCATGACCGCTCGCAGCTGTTGAGATCGAG GAGCGCGTTGCCGACGGCCATGCTTGATGCCCATCGACTCAGCCACCGTCCTCATGGGTCATGGCCGAG CACGCTTGGAGGCTTCCATGTTACTTCGTTCCTGCAAAG GTGTTGGCCATTCCTTGATTGCTGCAACCTTGGATTCGCCCACTTGAATTTCTTGTCCAGAGACAACAAAACCAAGAAACACAACTTGATGTGTGCAAAtggtgcacttctcaag ATTGGTGCGGTACATGGATGA
- the LOC117847888 gene encoding uncharacterized protein isoform X4, which produces MAEDGCLLLNYLFLCLSARLEASMLLRSCKDWCGTWMIGRCSPWNEINLMLNASQWWQSSKGFLWKDILVVLQKM; this is translated from the exons ATGGCCGAG GATGGTTGTCTACTcctaaattatttatttttgtgtCTTTCAG CACGCTTGGAGGCTTCCATGTTACTTCGTTCCTGCAAAG ATTGGTGCGGTACATGGATGATTGGGCGATGCAGCCCCTGGAATGAGATCAATTTGATGCTTAATGCCTCACAATGGTGGCAGTCCAGCAAGGGTTTTCTCTGGAAAGACATCCTTGTAGTCCTGCAAAAGATGTGA
- the LOC117847888 gene encoding uncharacterized protein isoform X1: MHEVHDRSQLLRSRFVPFHHPLVRLPVLCFLFCALPLSSPRHHALVPGARCRRPCLMPIDSATVLMGHGRGWLSTPKLFIFVSFSTLGGFHVTSFLQRCWPFLDCCNLGFAHLNFLSRDNKTKKHNLMCANGALLKIGAVHG, encoded by the exons ATGCATGAGGTCCATGACCGCTCGCAGCTGTTGAGATCGAGGTTCGTCCCCTTCCATCATCCTCTGGTGCGCCTGCCCGTGCTGTGCTTCCTGTTCTGTGCGCTGCCACTGAGCTCACCAAGGCACCATGCCCTTGTGCCAGGAGCGCGTTGCCGACGGCCATGCTTGATGCCCATCGACTCAGCCACCGTCCTCATGGGTCATGGCCGAG GATGGTTGTCTACTcctaaattatttatttttgtgtCTTTCAG CACGCTTGGAGGCTTCCATGTTACTTCGTTCCTGCAAAG GTGTTGGCCATTCCTTGATTGCTGCAACCTTGGATTCGCCCACTTGAATTTCTTGTCCAGAGACAACAAAACCAAGAAACACAACTTGATGTGTGCAAAtggtgcacttctcaag ATTGGTGCGGTACATGGATGA
- the LOC117847888 gene encoding uncharacterized protein isoform X3 yields the protein MPIDSATVLMGHGRGWLSTPKLFIFVSFSTLGGFHVTSFLQRCWPFLDCCNLGFAHLNFLSRDNKTKKHNLMCANGALLKIGAVHG from the exons ATGCCCATCGACTCAGCCACCGTCCTCATGGGTCATGGCCGAG GATGGTTGTCTACTcctaaattatttatttttgtgtCTTTCAG CACGCTTGGAGGCTTCCATGTTACTTCGTTCCTGCAAAG GTGTTGGCCATTCCTTGATTGCTGCAACCTTGGATTCGCCCACTTGAATTTCTTGTCCAGAGACAACAAAACCAAGAAACACAACTTGATGTGTGCAAAtggtgcacttctcaag ATTGGTGCGGTACATGGATGA
- the LOC117848686 gene encoding eukaryotic translation initiation factor 3 subunit D, with product MGFDMGVVPSNPDGWGPPDVPAIPQSLGGGASIPFAPFSRSDKLGRIADWTRNPAGPAAFAAASRDSVFDFTSADDSLVAGAEDSSFRLVDAKPPPRQPRFGPRWRFNQRPQLPQRQDEEVESRRRLAEKERARRERHFQSNRSHHHPGFRGNQSSSSAKPSVDIQPDWTMREQIPFANFTKLSFSVADQPEDLLVCGAVEFYDRTYDRVNPKAARRLERFKSRNFFKVTTTDDPVIRRLAEEDKATVFATDAILAALMCTPRSIQSWDIVVQRVGNKLFFDKRDGSQLDLLTVNETAQEQLPENKEDINSAHSLAVEATYINQNFSQQVLHRDGEKVTFDEPNPFASEGEEAASVGYRYRRWKLDDEISLVARCEVHAVIADPSGGRQFLALNALNEFDPKITGVDWRQKLETQRGAVLATELKNNANKLARWTAQALLSGADMMKLGYVSRVHPRDHYNHSILTVMGYKPRDFAAQINLNTANMWGIVKSIVDICMKFEEGKYVFVKDPAKPQVRIYEVPSDAFENDYVEEPLPEEEQVRPLADVDATAQEMDAAAEAEANGTSAANGGQGDKSAEVTAA from the coding sequence ATGGGCTTCGACATGGGCGTTGTCCCCTCCAATCCCGACGGCTGGGGTCCTCCTGACGTGCCGGCAATTCCGCAGtccctgggcggcggcgcctccatcCCCTTCGCGCCCTTCTCCCGCTCCGACAAGCTGGGCCGCATCGCCGACTGGACGCGCAATCCCGCGGgccccgccgccttcgccgcggcCTCCCGCGACTCCGTCTTCGACTTCACCTCCGCCGACGACTCGCTCGTCGCCGGGGCCGAGGACTCTTCGTTCCGCCTCGTCGacgccaagccgccgccgcgccagccgCGTTTCGGCCCCAGGTGGCGCTTCAACCAGCGCCCGCAGCTGCCGCAGCGCCAGGACGAGGAGGTGGAGTCGCGCCGCCGCTTGGCCGAGAAGGAGCGCGCCCGCCGGGAGCGCCACTTCCAGAGCAATCGCTCGCACCACCACCCCGGCTTCCGCGGTAACCAGTCCTCGTCGTCGGCCAAGCCCTCCGTCGACATCCAGCCCGACTGGACCATGCGCGAGCAGATCCCCTTCGCCAACTTCACCAAGCTCTCCTTCTCCGTCGCCGACCAGCCCGAGGACCTCCTCGTCTGCGGCGCAGTCGAGTTCTACGACCGCACCTATGACCGTGTCAACCCCAAGGCCGCGCGCCGTCTCGAGCGCTTCAAGTCCCGCAACTTCTTCAAGGTCACCACCACCGATGACCCTGTcatccgccgcctcgccgaaGAGGACAAAGCCACAGTGTTCGCCACTGATGCCATCCTCGCGGCGCTCATGTGCACGCCCCGCAGCATCCAGTCATGGGACATTGTTGTGCAGCGCGTGGGCAACAAGCTGTTCTTTGACAAGCGTGATGGTTCCCAGCTCGACCTGCTCACTGTCAATGAGACTGCGCAGGAGCAGCTGCCGGAGAATAAGGAAGACATCAACTCAGCACACTCACTGGCTGTTGAGGCCACCTACATCAACCAGAACTTCTCACAGCAGGTGCTGCACCGCGATGGTGAGAAGGTTACCTTTGATGAGCCTAACCCTTTTGCTTCTGAGGGTGAGGAGGCGGCATCTGTTGGCTACCGCTACCGCCGCTGGAAGCTTGATGATGAGATCAGCCTTGTTGCTCGTTGTGAGGTGCACGCTGTCATTGCTGATCCAAGTGGTGGTCGCCAGTTCCTTGCGCTCAATGCTCTCAATGAGTTTGATCCTAAGATTACTGGTGTTGACTGGAGGCAGAAGCTTGAGACCCAGCGTGGTGCTGTCCTTGCTACAGAGCTCAAGAACAATGCGAACAAACTTGCTCGCTGGACTGCCCAGGCTTTGCTTTCTGGTGCTGACATGATGAAGTTGGGTTATGTTTCACGTGTGCATCCTCGTGATCACTACAACCATTCCATACTCACTGTAATGGGGTACAAGCCAAGAGATTTTGCTGCACAGATCAACCTCAATACTGCAAACATGTGGGGAATCGTCAAGTCAATTGTGGACATTTGCATGAAGTTTGAAGAGGGCAAGTATGTGTTTGTGAAAGATCCAGCAAAGCCCCAGGTGAGGATCTATGAGGTGCCTTCTGATGCGTTTGAGAATGATTATGTTGAAGAGCCACTTCCAGAGGAGGAGCAAGTTCGCCCGCTAGCAGATGTTGATGCCACTGCACAGGAAATGGATGCAGCTGCTGAGGCAGAGGCTAATGGTACATCAGCTGCTAATGGTGGACAGGGTGACAAGAGTGCAGAGGTGACTGCTGCTTGA